The following proteins come from a genomic window of Nycticebus coucang isolate mNycCou1 chromosome 11, mNycCou1.pri, whole genome shotgun sequence:
- the TAS2R38 gene encoding taste receptor type 2 member 38 — MLTLMPVLTVSYEVKHAFLFISVLEFAVGLLANVFIFLVNFGDVLKERPLSSCDRVLLCLSISRLFLHGLLFLEAIQLACFQNMKEPLNHSYQTIVMLWMIVNEASLWFATCLSLLYCSKIVHFSKTYLLCLASWISKRTSQMILGIIFSSCICTVLCFWDFFRRSHLATTTMPFTNNNTELKLQITKLNFFYSFIFCYLGSIPAFLFFLVSSGMLIVSLGRHMRTMKFHLRNPWDPSLEAHITALKSLLSFLCFYVVSFCAAIISVPLLMLWQNKIGVMVCVGIMAACPSGHAAVLISSNAKLRRAMQAILLYAQSILKVRANHKPGPRTPC; from the coding sequence ATGTTGACTCTGATGCCGGTCTTAACTGTGTCCTACGAAGTCAAACATGCATTTCTGTTCATTTCAGTCCTGGAGTTTGCAGTGGGGCTTCTGGccaatgtcttcattttcttggTCAATTTTGGGGATGTGCTGAAGGAACGGCCCCTGAGCAGCTGTGATCGTGTATTGCTATGTCTCAGCATCTCCCGGCTTTTCCTGCATGGGCTGCTGTTTCTGGAGGCCATCCAACTTGCCTGCTTCCAGAACATGAAAGAGCCACTGAACCACAGCTACCAAACCATTGTCATGCTGTGGATGATCGTCAATGAAGCCAGCCTCTGGTTcgccacctgcctcagtctcctctaCTGCTCCAAGATTGTCCATTTTTCCAAAACCTACCTGCTCTGCTTGGCAAGCTGGATCTCCAAGAGGACCTCTCAGATGATCCTGGGCATTATTTTTTCCTCCTGCATCTGCACTGTCCTCTGCTTCTGGGACTTCTTTAGAAGATCTCACTTAGCAACCACAACTATGCCATTCACGAATAATAATACAGAACTCAAGTTGCAAATTACAAAACTCaacttcttttattcatttatcttctgCTATTTGGGGTCTATCCccgctttcctttttttcctggtttcttcCGGGATGCTGATTGTCTCCCTGGGGAGGCACATGAGGACAATGAAGTTCCATCTCAGAAACCCTTGGGACCCCAGCCTGGAGGCACACATTACAGCCCTCAAATCTCTTTTATCCTTCCTCTGCTTCTATGTGGTATCATTCTGCGCTGCCATCATCTCAGTGCCCCTACTGATGCTGTGGCAGAACAAAATAGGGGTAATGGTTTGTGTCGGGATAATGGCAGCATGTCCCTCTGGACACGCGGCcgtcctgatctcaagcaatgcCAAACTGAGGCGAGCGATGCAGGCCATTCTACTCTATGCTCAGAGCATCCTCAAGGTAAGGGCCAACCACAAGCCAGGTCCCAGGACACCTTGCTGA